In Deinococcus sp. Marseille-Q6407, a single window of DNA contains:
- a CDS encoding AAA family ATPase encodes MTDTRPDSRYSEPPLSPRREEDELDLRVLWQGVRHRLPAILLASLLLAGGAYLWAGSRPPVYEASNSLLATNPQGQDTTLPGGLGKAPTLPSGVVDQVMKSPLILGKVIDQLQHSALPEEERNHLVQALQDDLRTQQLRTVTLESDIQPYNNGSGIYTVHAFAGSAQGAKVLADLAGQALLNWDRDRALEGLRRSEAGFQAQAKQVERQLSSATSQERQALLAQQSTIQSNLVQLGLLEESVTGVLSQLTTAVEPGAPISPRPLRTAALVGLISLMLGLIYSLFRTLLDRSIRSEDDLLALSLPTLAVLPQVRKRDVLLSGIVRAGRSAGLYESVGYLRVNLMSELRRIDHPIVMITSTAPGEGKSSLTATLADGFASSGQRVLVVDIDLRRGTQAEVWEKNGETANWVQLVGHDGAQTTREALLDPYNVQVLEAETNVHVLPAGPGLQDSMQLLNRADLTAAFALWRQHYDIVLVDSAPLLALADGLVVGKHADGVILVTEAGETPLQAVKTAVSRAKRNDLKLLGAVINKMNVSNSNSYTYSYNYNVRS; translated from the coding sequence GTGACTGACACGCGACCTGATTCCCGTTACTCTGAGCCCCCACTTTCACCGCGCCGTGAAGAAGATGAATTGGACCTTCGGGTGCTGTGGCAGGGGGTGCGGCACCGATTGCCGGCTATCTTGTTAGCAAGTTTGCTGCTGGCTGGTGGGGCTTATTTATGGGCTGGGAGCCGACCTCCAGTCTATGAGGCAAGTAATAGTCTGCTGGCTACTAATCCTCAGGGGCAGGACACTACACTTCCAGGTGGCCTGGGCAAAGCGCCAACTTTGCCCAGCGGTGTGGTTGATCAGGTGATGAAAAGCCCTCTAATCCTCGGTAAGGTGATTGATCAATTACAGCATTCTGCGCTACCTGAAGAAGAACGAAATCACCTGGTGCAGGCGTTGCAAGATGATCTCCGGACGCAGCAGCTGCGCACTGTGACTCTGGAGAGCGATATTCAGCCCTATAACAATGGCAGTGGCATCTACACAGTCCATGCTTTTGCCGGGTCAGCTCAAGGGGCCAAGGTGCTGGCTGACCTTGCTGGGCAGGCACTCCTGAACTGGGACCGCGACCGCGCCCTGGAGGGACTCCGCCGCAGCGAAGCTGGGTTTCAGGCACAGGCCAAGCAAGTTGAGCGACAGCTCAGTTCAGCTACCTCACAGGAACGTCAGGCTCTCTTGGCACAGCAGTCCACCATTCAAAGCAATCTGGTGCAGTTGGGTTTGCTTGAAGAATCTGTCACGGGTGTCTTGTCACAGCTCACCACCGCGGTGGAACCTGGAGCGCCTATTTCGCCCAGGCCTTTGCGCACAGCTGCGCTTGTTGGTCTGATCTCCTTAATGTTGGGTCTAATCTATTCTCTATTCCGAACCCTGCTGGACCGGAGTATTCGCTCTGAAGATGACTTACTGGCTCTGAGCCTGCCAACTTTAGCCGTATTGCCTCAGGTTCGGAAACGGGACGTGCTGCTTTCAGGCATTGTACGCGCTGGACGCAGTGCCGGTCTGTACGAATCAGTAGGCTATCTGCGGGTCAATCTTATGTCGGAGCTGCGCCGTATAGACCATCCCATTGTGATGATTACCAGCACAGCGCCCGGCGAAGGCAAAAGCAGTTTGACCGCGACTCTGGCCGACGGCTTTGCCAGTAGCGGACAACGTGTTTTGGTTGTGGATATTGATCTTCGCCGTGGTACACAGGCAGAAGTCTGGGAAAAAAATGGTGAAACAGCCAACTGGGTTCAATTGGTTGGTCATGATGGCGCACAAACCACCCGTGAAGCTCTACTTGACCCGTATAACGTTCAGGTGTTGGAAGCAGAAACAAATGTGCATGTGTTACCTGCCGGTCCCGGATTACAGGATTCCATGCAGCTGCTGAACCGCGCGGATCTGACTGCAGCTTTTGCTCTATGGCGTCAGCATTATGACATTGTCCTGGTGGATAGTGCTCCCTTACTGGCTTTGGCAGACGGCTTGGTGGTTGGCAAGCACGCCGACGGAGTTATTCTGGTCACAGAGGCAGGAGAAACTCCTCTTCAGGCGGTTAAAACGGCTGTGAGCCGAGCTAAACGCAATGATCTAAAATTGCTTGGTGCCGTAATTAACAAAATGAATGTGAGTAATAGCAATAGTTATACTTACTCCTATAATTATAATGTTCGAAGTTAA
- a CDS encoding oligosaccharide flippase family protein, whose protein sequence is MQSKTGKNLLGVYGVQFGSIVLPLILIPLMARTLGPELWGHFVTLQALALALTLVVDYGFGFSATRYIARHQDDPQAIRDCVNAVLSAKALLALLLLLIAAVIFMTMPAFQESPWGFWAAMIFAITQGSSPLWYFQGKEDVFPVAVRDISLRALATIVLVLTLKDFSNDWYYFLVFSLFNGLSYIYSTLLMLRETGRYEIKPSKIIYFLKDGAQMFIFRAFGSLYGVTNVMLLRTFASASAVGFYSNAEKSVGVSRSMLPPFTQVMFPKVASLLSKDPEKAWQALMKSYAILLLASLAMSTGLYILSDWIIALLFGNAYMASSRIMKILSIALPFVATYDVFGIQWLLSLGKDKVFTNITVFCSLVALAIACFIAAPYGARGLAYCSVFIDGLSASLMVIYALRYRRKLFSNEIDGREL, encoded by the coding sequence TTGCAAAGCAAAACTGGGAAAAATCTACTTGGGGTTTATGGAGTTCAGTTTGGCAGCATTGTCCTTCCTCTTATCCTTATTCCTCTTATGGCTAGGACGTTAGGCCCGGAATTGTGGGGGCATTTCGTTACGTTACAGGCTTTAGCTTTAGCGCTTACGCTGGTAGTCGATTATGGCTTTGGCTTTTCGGCCACTCGGTATATAGCGCGGCATCAAGATGACCCCCAGGCGATTAGAGACTGCGTTAATGCTGTCTTATCTGCCAAGGCGCTGTTGGCTCTGTTGCTGTTGTTAATTGCAGCTGTCATTTTTATGACGATGCCAGCTTTCCAGGAATCGCCCTGGGGTTTCTGGGCAGCTATGATCTTTGCTATTACTCAGGGCAGCTCTCCCTTATGGTATTTCCAGGGCAAAGAGGATGTTTTTCCAGTAGCTGTCCGGGATATTTCTCTGCGAGCCTTAGCAACGATTGTATTAGTATTGACACTAAAGGATTTTTCTAACGATTGGTATTACTTCTTGGTGTTCTCTTTATTTAATGGTCTTTCTTATATATATTCTACTCTGTTGATGCTGAGAGAGACAGGACGCTACGAAATAAAGCCGAGTAAAATTATATACTTTTTAAAAGACGGGGCGCAAATGTTTATATTCCGGGCTTTTGGGAGTCTATATGGTGTTACCAATGTAATGTTGCTTAGGACTTTTGCATCGGCCAGTGCTGTGGGCTTTTATAGCAACGCCGAGAAATCAGTTGGGGTATCCAGAAGTATGTTGCCACCTTTCACGCAAGTAATGTTTCCTAAAGTCGCCTCTCTTCTTTCAAAAGATCCCGAAAAAGCTTGGCAAGCTCTTATGAAATCCTATGCTATTCTTTTACTGGCTTCGCTGGCTATGAGTACCGGCCTTTATATACTTTCAGACTGGATAATCGCTCTACTTTTCGGGAATGCTTACATGGCTTCATCTAGAATTATGAAAATATTGTCAATCGCGTTGCCTTTTGTTGCAACTTATGATGTGTTTGGTATTCAATGGCTCCTTTCGCTGGGCAAGGATAAGGTATTTACAAATATTACTGTTTTTTGTAGTCTAGTGGCTTTAGCAATAGCCTGTTTTATTGCAGCCCCCTACGGGGCTAGAGGCCTAGCATACTGTTCTGTTTTCATAGATGGGCTATCGGCCTCTCTAATGGTCATCTATGCTCTCAGATATCGTCGGAAGCTATTTAGCAATGAAATAGACGGGAGAGAACTATGA
- a CDS encoding glycosyltransferase family 4 protein, with amino-acid sequence MRGKGKVHIFIDNITNQAGTERAVVNLANNLSGHGHHTIIYSLYSVSGGPVYPIASAVKIVHMKLDSYRLSSWPSILSFAYLFRAVFVQTRHLQGALIGTGGTLNILLSILGKREQKTIACEHFNYDSATPFIRFMRDRFVRHADYLVVLTKDDAEIYLSQGYRNIIVIPNEISFEASGKPNYNALKLLAVGRLTVEKGFDILIRMMIPVLRTHDSWELYIYGRGEMEQQLREMIEQSSLQERIFIMPPSNEIEKVYLSSSIFLFPSRYEGFGLVLLEAKTSGLPTVAFNCPSGPSTIIVDKEDGFLIPLGDEAEFQRRTTQLMDDISLRQQMGQQGQINAQAFDSEHIYQLWQKILD; translated from the coding sequence ATGAGAGGAAAAGGGAAAGTCCATATCTTTATAGATAATATTACAAACCAGGCCGGGACCGAGCGTGCTGTGGTCAACTTGGCTAATAATCTTTCTGGTCACGGACATCATACTATAATTTATAGTCTTTATAGTGTATCAGGCGGTCCGGTCTATCCAATTGCTTCTGCGGTAAAGATAGTACATATGAAGTTAGACTCTTATAGACTATCTTCATGGCCTTCAATTTTAAGTTTTGCTTACCTCTTCAGAGCTGTCTTTGTACAAACGCGACATCTCCAGGGGGCCTTGATTGGAACTGGGGGTACACTGAATATACTGTTAAGTATTTTAGGTAAGCGTGAGCAGAAGACAATAGCATGCGAACACTTCAATTATGATAGTGCGACTCCTTTTATACGATTTATGCGGGATAGGTTTGTGCGCCATGCGGACTATCTAGTAGTGCTTACTAAAGACGATGCAGAAATATATTTATCACAAGGTTATCGGAATATTATCGTTATTCCTAACGAGATTTCCTTCGAGGCCAGCGGAAAGCCTAACTATAATGCACTTAAGTTGCTGGCTGTTGGTCGCCTAACCGTGGAAAAAGGTTTTGACATTCTTATTAGGATGATGATACCTGTGCTTAGAACGCACGATTCATGGGAACTTTATATATATGGGCGGGGTGAGATGGAGCAGCAACTCCGTGAGATGATTGAACAATCCTCTCTTCAAGAGCGTATATTTATTATGCCGCCTTCAAATGAGATTGAAAAAGTTTACCTTTCGTCTTCTATTTTTTTGTTTCCCTCCCGTTACGAGGGCTTTGGCTTAGTTCTACTTGAAGCTAAAACATCCGGCTTGCCTACCGTGGCTTTCAACTGCCCTTCCGGCCCCAGTACTATTATCGTAGATAAAGAAGATGGTTTTTTGATACCTCTGGGTGATGAAGCAGAATTCCAGCGGCGCACTACTCAATTGATGGATGATATAAGCTTACGTCAGCAGATGGGACAGCAGGGCCAGATCAATGCTCAAGCATTTGATTCCGAGCATATTTATCAGCTATGGCAAAAGATTCTAGATTGA
- a CDS encoding glycosyltransferase: MRITLISTQLGMGGAENLVCNLADQFVARGHQVQLVSLLGEPVVVPHSSEVQMVNLRLDKRNPASWPLGLAYFQKAIALFSPDIVHAHSFHSIMLARLARPLLKFPKLISSGHSQYEGEGKQALLYRSTDFLSDVMTNISKESTQALIQRVGLRRDKVLTVYNGIDTDKYVFSAVERASTRACLGLHADDQIVLAIGRLSPPKDFPNLFKAIKLLEASEIESKSLKVLIAGTGPEDYRQELKNLIIELGLETEIRFLGVRRDIPALLSAADIFVLSSAWEGFGLVVAEAMACERVVVATDCGGIREVVGEEGFICPPRDPVSLAKSLREALALSPYQATALGTRARQWVVERFDLKQVAEQWLQLYRKI; encoded by the coding sequence GTGCGTATTACATTAATATCTACGCAACTTGGAATGGGAGGGGCAGAAAACCTGGTATGTAATCTGGCCGACCAATTTGTAGCACGCGGTCACCAAGTGCAGTTGGTTTCCCTGCTGGGGGAGCCGGTAGTAGTTCCTCATTCTTCTGAGGTGCAAATGGTCAATCTGCGTCTCGATAAGCGTAACCCAGCGAGCTGGCCTTTAGGTCTGGCTTATTTTCAGAAAGCTATAGCACTGTTCAGCCCTGACATTGTTCATGCTCATTCTTTCCATTCCATTATGTTGGCGCGTCTAGCACGGCCGCTGCTTAAGTTTCCCAAACTGATTTCTAGTGGTCATAGTCAGTATGAGGGCGAAGGGAAGCAAGCTCTACTTTATAGGTCTACAGATTTTCTATCTGATGTGATGACTAACATCAGTAAGGAATCAACTCAAGCACTTATCCAACGTGTCGGTTTAAGGCGGGATAAAGTTTTAACGGTTTATAATGGTATTGATACGGATAAGTACGTTTTCTCTGCTGTGGAGAGAGCGTCTACGCGTGCTTGCCTAGGCTTACATGCAGATGATCAGATTGTTCTAGCAATCGGCCGACTTAGTCCTCCAAAAGACTTTCCTAACCTATTCAAAGCTATTAAACTGTTGGAGGCTTCTGAAATAGAGAGTAAAAGCCTTAAAGTCTTGATTGCGGGGACTGGGCCTGAAGACTATAGACAGGAGTTAAAAAACTTGATTATTGAGCTTGGACTAGAGACTGAAATCCGCTTTTTAGGTGTGCGCCGTGATATACCTGCTCTGCTTTCAGCAGCTGACATTTTTGTACTTTCTTCTGCATGGGAAGGCTTTGGCTTGGTTGTCGCTGAAGCTATGGCCTGCGAACGGGTAGTGGTGGCCACTGATTGTGGTGGAATCCGCGAAGTGGTTGGAGAAGAAGGGTTTATTTGCCCCCCCAGAGATCCTGTTAGCTTAGCTAAAAGTTTAAGAGAGGCATTGGCCTTGTCTCCATATCAAGCTACTGCCTTGGGAACACGGGCCAGACAGTGGGTTGTGGAGCGGTTTGACCTTAAGCAAGTGGCTGAGCAGTGGTTGCAGCTTTACCGAAAAATCTAA
- a CDS encoding glycosyltransferase family 2 protein translates to MFVSVIIASRGRPQVLAETVKSILQQARRPDEIIIAVTTTDDVLPGMDGSGVQVIISPPGSSVQRNEAIAALNPASDLVVFLDDDVEVASDYLIKVTNFMEVVPDVAAFSSTPVLDKAMGGRLPREEAKAILVNSLVSDPDVRSARGLYGCNMVVRAKYARREKFDERLVSYAWLEDRDYGIRMEKYGAVVNYDGGRIVHFGTPGGRISEVRMGYIQIMNPAYLFFVKKELTFREYVDHGINGFLANLAHRLGVLTLLRPQSIMTIDRNQRLKGNFLALRDIFIGKLDPRLVLEVESR, encoded by the coding sequence ATGTTTGTATCGGTAATTATTGCTAGTCGTGGTCGCCCCCAGGTACTAGCCGAGACTGTGAAATCTATCCTGCAACAGGCCCGGCGCCCTGATGAAATTATCATTGCGGTGACCACCACCGACGATGTTCTGCCCGGCATGGATGGCTCTGGCGTTCAAGTCATTATTTCTCCACCGGGCTCCAGTGTGCAGCGTAACGAGGCTATTGCTGCCCTCAATCCGGCTTCAGATCTGGTAGTTTTTTTAGATGATGATGTAGAAGTGGCATCTGATTATCTAATTAAAGTAACCAACTTTATGGAAGTAGTCCCTGACGTAGCTGCTTTTAGTAGTACGCCTGTACTAGATAAAGCTATGGGAGGGCGTCTCCCACGTGAAGAGGCAAAAGCAATATTGGTAAATTCACTTGTATCTGACCCAGATGTACGGTCCGCACGTGGACTATACGGCTGTAATATGGTAGTCCGCGCTAAATACGCACGTCGAGAAAAATTCGATGAACGGTTGGTCAGTTACGCTTGGCTAGAGGACCGAGACTATGGGATCCGTATGGAGAAATATGGTGCTGTCGTCAACTATGACGGTGGTCGTATTGTGCACTTTGGCACGCCTGGGGGAAGAATCTCTGAGGTGCGTATGGGGTATATCCAGATAATGAACCCCGCCTATCTCTTCTTCGTTAAGAAAGAGCTGACTTTTAGAGAGTACGTTGACCATGGCATAAATGGCTTTCTTGCGAATCTAGCCCACAGGCTTGGCGTACTGACTCTTTTAAGACCTCAATCAATCATGACTATTGATAGGAATCAGAGATTAAAGGGAAATTTTCTAGCTCTTCGGGACATTTTTATTGGAAAACTGGATCCTCGTTTGGTGTTGGAAGTTGAGAGTCGTTGA
- a CDS encoding EpsG family protein — protein MKLRRPDTSSIQVALLYLPFLAYAFYWGYRPINIGSDTPAYMGMFRAYQLGDQGFINSIDQGFLYFIALVNLFTSSPFNFLFAICLFISICFYMVGVRFLNSPFYLSLYTVLLLSSSFYLAYNINILRQGMASAVAMLLMALLVNYRGWFLRILASPAAILFHKIGGLLTIPMVLGTRRPGMVYFWLAAVFISLFSGLYAPFAIQILPTDYVDYATGNFNYRVGFRPDFVAFSSIPLLLLLILPFRKMSPNTRWIFNAYVLMNGVGHLMNFISYADRFLIASWVLLPLLSTLVIKDINERGYTKTENKRFFSALVILGLLLVNSFFYLRGF, from the coding sequence TTGAAGTTGCGTAGACCAGATACTTCTTCCATACAGGTCGCCTTGCTTTATCTGCCATTTTTAGCTTATGCATTTTATTGGGGCTACCGGCCAATTAACATAGGGTCAGATACACCAGCTTATATGGGGATGTTCAGAGCATATCAGCTAGGGGACCAAGGATTTATTAACAGCATTGATCAGGGCTTCCTTTATTTTATTGCTCTCGTTAATTTATTTACGTCTTCGCCTTTTAATTTTCTATTTGCCATATGTCTGTTTATCTCTATCTGTTTTTATATGGTAGGTGTGAGATTCCTTAATAGTCCATTCTATCTTTCCCTGTATACAGTATTATTACTCTCGTCTTCATTTTATCTGGCCTATAATATCAATATTTTGCGGCAGGGCATGGCTTCAGCTGTAGCAATGCTATTGATGGCATTATTGGTCAATTATCGAGGCTGGTTTTTGCGTATTCTAGCATCACCTGCTGCAATCTTATTTCATAAGATTGGTGGTTTGCTAACAATACCAATGGTACTGGGCACACGTCGGCCAGGCATGGTGTATTTTTGGTTGGCAGCAGTCTTCATCAGCCTGTTCAGTGGGTTATATGCCCCTTTTGCTATCCAGATTCTGCCCACCGACTATGTGGATTATGCTACGGGAAATTTTAACTACCGCGTTGGCTTTCGCCCTGATTTCGTGGCCTTTAGTTCTATTCCCCTGCTACTTCTGCTGATTTTGCCGTTCAGGAAAATGTCACCCAATACGCGTTGGATTTTTAATGCCTATGTACTGATGAATGGCGTAGGACACCTGATGAACTTTATTTCCTATGCCGACCGCTTTCTGATTGCATCATGGGTACTGCTGCCGCTACTTTCGACGCTGGTAATCAAGGATATCAATGAGCGTGGCTACACGAAGACCGAGAATAAGAGGTTCTTCAGCGCGCTGGTGATTCTGGGGCTGCTGCTGGTCAATTCCTTTTTCTATCTGAGGGGATTCTGA
- a CDS encoding glycosyltransferase family 2 protein, with product MYNADLAERPLVTIGLPVYNAQDYVARTITSVLNQTYSNWELLILDDGSSDRSSEIIGQFSDSRIQVLRDGHNRGLSERLNETVRLARGQFYFRMDADDIMTADRLEKQVATLLADPDCDVVGAAAYIIDGDDHLTGLRRGNPFVEQGLSSVMQRGGFIHPTVAGKTSWFLAHPYDVTAQRCEDIELWLRTADVSCFVQLPEPLLFYREAGDQHAKVEQTSAGYQAMLQEKCCTAAPEYRSLFQQQIRGSKLRVALRRTLHTFGAEKYILRKRSQPISDADRQAGERALQIALHPLSNNT from the coding sequence GTGTACAACGCAGATTTAGCAGAGCGGCCCCTGGTTACCATCGGGTTGCCCGTATACAACGCTCAGGATTACGTTGCCCGGACAATTACCTCGGTTCTGAACCAGACCTATAGCAACTGGGAACTGCTGATCCTTGATGATGGCTCGTCTGATCGCAGCTCTGAGATTATCGGACAGTTCAGTGATTCCCGAATCCAGGTGCTGCGCGATGGACACAATCGTGGCCTAAGCGAACGGCTGAACGAAACCGTGCGTCTGGCCCGTGGCCAATTCTATTTCAGGATGGACGCCGACGATATCATGACGGCCGACCGCCTGGAAAAGCAGGTGGCGACTCTCCTGGCCGACCCCGACTGTGACGTGGTGGGGGCAGCTGCTTACATCATTGATGGGGATGACCATTTGACTGGACTTCGCCGGGGCAATCCTTTTGTCGAACAGGGGTTGAGCAGTGTAATGCAACGGGGTGGTTTTATCCATCCGACTGTGGCGGGCAAGACAAGCTGGTTTCTGGCACATCCTTATGACGTGACTGCACAGCGCTGTGAAGACATTGAACTTTGGCTGCGTACTGCTGATGTATCCTGCTTCGTGCAGCTGCCTGAGCCACTACTCTTTTACCGTGAAGCCGGCGACCAGCATGCCAAGGTAGAACAGACTTCGGCCGGATATCAGGCGATGCTGCAGGAAAAGTGCTGCACTGCTGCGCCAGAATACCGTTCGCTATTTCAGCAGCAGATACGCGGTTCAAAGCTTCGGGTAGCTCTTCGGCGGACACTCCATACTTTTGGGGCAGAGAAGTATATCTTGCGGAAGCGCTCGCAACCTATCAGCGACGCAGATCGTCAGGCTGGAGAAAGAGCCTTGCAGATAGCTTTGCATCCTTTAAGCAATAATACATAA
- a CDS encoding sugar transferase yields MPRTDRSIFFAVTASISLGFLRGQVRLLRDRGWRAGVGSAPTVPGQLERFARQEGAQAYAVPMQREISPLSDLRSLWQMYRTLRHFRPAVTNVGTPKAGLIGGMAAVAARVPVRVYTLHGLRLETADGTKRRILNLTERVAMACAHQVVCVSPSLQQRVQELKLAPAYKTRVLGSGSPNGVRLPEALPTVEETEQRQNELELQGPVVGFVGRFVRDKGMAELMEAFQLVRQQVPAAQLLLVGDFEEGDPVPAQVREAIESVPGVVKTGFVPDVGFYYPMMDVLALPTYREGFPTVALEALAWGVPVVTTNATGARDAVQDGVTGWQVPVGDAQALAAALLEAITNPKEAHRRGAAGRRWVAASFRPEDIQQRWAELYEELLYHRQLAAKDPAKRWLDAALAASGLLVLSGPMLLLALAIRSKLGSPVIFRQVRPGLGGQPFTMYKFRTMTDERGPDGELLSDSVRLTPFGRFLRSTSLDELPELFNVFRGEMSLVGPRPLLMDYLPLYSSQQARRHEVRPGVTGWAQVNGRNAISWDQKFKYDVWYVDHHNLLLDLKILLLTLKKVFVREGISAAGEATMSRFTGSSA; encoded by the coding sequence ATGCCCAGAACCGACCGCAGTATTTTCTTTGCCGTGACCGCCTCTATCAGCCTTGGCTTCTTGCGGGGGCAAGTCAGATTGCTCCGCGATCGGGGCTGGCGCGCCGGCGTCGGCAGCGCGCCCACAGTGCCAGGTCAGCTGGAGAGATTCGCCCGGCAGGAGGGGGCGCAAGCCTACGCGGTCCCAATGCAGCGCGAGATCAGCCCGCTCTCTGATCTTCGTTCGCTGTGGCAGATGTACCGGACACTGCGGCATTTCCGTCCGGCAGTGACCAACGTTGGTACGCCTAAGGCGGGCCTGATTGGCGGTATGGCAGCGGTGGCTGCACGAGTTCCGGTCCGCGTATACACCCTGCACGGCCTGCGACTGGAAACAGCCGACGGAACCAAACGCCGAATTCTGAACCTGACCGAGCGAGTGGCGATGGCGTGTGCTCATCAGGTGGTCTGTGTCAGTCCCAGTTTGCAGCAGCGAGTCCAGGAATTGAAGCTGGCTCCAGCCTATAAAACGCGTGTGCTGGGTTCGGGAAGTCCCAACGGCGTCCGGTTGCCTGAAGCACTCCCCACTGTTGAGGAAACGGAGCAGCGTCAGAACGAACTGGAGCTGCAGGGTCCAGTGGTCGGCTTTGTTGGTCGTTTCGTGCGGGATAAGGGCATGGCCGAACTGATGGAAGCGTTTCAGCTAGTGCGGCAGCAGGTGCCTGCAGCTCAGCTTCTGCTGGTGGGTGACTTTGAGGAGGGCGATCCGGTCCCGGCCCAGGTTCGGGAAGCCATTGAATCAGTACCAGGCGTGGTGAAAACCGGGTTTGTGCCGGATGTAGGGTTTTATTACCCGATGATGGACGTGCTGGCCCTGCCCACCTACCGTGAAGGCTTCCCCACCGTGGCTCTGGAAGCTTTGGCCTGGGGCGTCCCAGTGGTGACCACCAACGCCACTGGCGCCAGGGATGCTGTGCAGGACGGAGTGACTGGCTGGCAGGTCCCTGTCGGGGACGCGCAGGCGTTGGCGGCAGCGCTGCTGGAAGCAATCACCAACCCTAAAGAAGCTCATCGGCGCGGTGCGGCAGGCCGGCGCTGGGTGGCGGCTTCGTTTCGCCCCGAGGATATCCAGCAGCGCTGGGCTGAACTGTACGAGGAGCTGCTGTACCACAGACAGTTGGCTGCCAAAGACCCAGCGAAGCGGTGGCTTGATGCTGCTCTGGCCGCCAGTGGACTGCTGGTCCTGAGTGGGCCAATGCTGCTTCTGGCTCTGGCTATCCGCAGCAAGCTGGGAAGTCCAGTTATCTTCCGGCAGGTGCGGCCGGGGCTGGGGGGCCAACCATTTACCATGTACAAGTTCCGCACCATGACCGATGAGCGGGGGCCGGACGGCGAGCTACTGTCTGACAGCGTTCGCCTAACACCATTTGGCCGCTTTCTGCGCTCCACTTCGCTGGACGAGCTGCCTGAGTTATTCAATGTGTTTAGGGGCGAGATGAGCCTGGTCGGACCCCGGCCGCTGCTGATGGATTATCTGCCGCTGTATTCGTCCCAGCAGGCCCGCCGTCACGAGGTGCGCCCTGGAGTGACCGGATGGGCGCAGGTTAACGGTCGCAACGCGATCTCCTGGGATCAGAAGTTCAAGTATGACGTCTGGTACGTGGACCATCACAACCTGCTGCTGGACTTGAAAATCCTTTTGCTGACCCTCAAAAAGGTCTTTGTACGTGAAGGCATCAGCGCGGCGGGTGAAGCAACCATGTCACGTTTTACGGGGAGTTCGGCTTAA
- a CDS encoding acetyltransferase, with amino-acid sequence MEAKPLVIFGTGGLAREIHQLVRDINARQQTYEVLGWLDSNAQMHGQQVHGLPVLGDAQWLSAYPETLVAVGIGAPPTRRKIVLQLQELGHCKFATLIHPTAIIGQEVRIGEGVTICANVTTTDDYRIGNHVLINIMATIAHDDVLEDFVTVAPAAVISGNVTIGEGTDIGTNATLIQGVSVGRWSVVGAGAVVTRPLPDNVTAVGAPAKPIKQREDGWHL; translated from the coding sequence GTGGAAGCGAAACCTCTGGTCATCTTCGGCACGGGCGGACTGGCCCGGGAAATCCATCAGCTGGTTCGGGACATCAATGCGCGTCAGCAAACTTATGAAGTCCTAGGCTGGCTGGATAGCAATGCACAGATGCATGGCCAGCAGGTGCACGGCCTGCCCGTGCTGGGAGACGCTCAGTGGCTGTCAGCGTACCCTGAGACACTGGTGGCGGTAGGTATTGGTGCGCCGCCGACCCGCCGCAAGATCGTTTTGCAGCTTCAGGAACTGGGGCATTGTAAGTTCGCGACCCTGATTCATCCCACAGCTATCATCGGTCAGGAAGTCAGGATCGGTGAGGGTGTGACGATCTGCGCCAATGTGACCACCACGGACGACTACAGAATCGGCAACCATGTCCTGATCAACATTATGGCCACCATCGCACATGACGATGTCCTGGAGGATTTCGTAACTGTTGCACCCGCAGCGGTCATCAGCGGCAACGTGACCATCGGCGAAGGCACCGACATCGGCACCAATGCTACCCTTATTCAGGGCGTCAGCGTAGGTCGCTGGAGCGTTGTCGGGGCCGGAGCAGTAGTCACCCGCCCGCTTCCTGACAATGTCACTGCCGTGGGAGCCCCCGCCAAACCCATTAAGCAACGGGAAGACGGGTGGCATCTTTAA